In the genome of Terriglobales bacterium, one region contains:
- a CDS encoding transglycosylase SLT domain-containing protein, which translates to MSVRQALLVLVILGLACLPLGAPAQQPPETPAPAAPAPRKHPFRKAPRKKSAPKAPLSPRAQQAQQAFVASADLRPMAAQLLAGRSRAAYQGVEAYATRHPADEAGALAWLAIGYAHTLDGEYGPAIDPLRQARTHAGVVGDYVDYLLASALAANRSQAQAVEVLQDFPTHYADSILLHDAVLLQADALLGLNRPKEARALLEAHRAPARPDTELTLGRACLALGDSAHATEAFRIVYYNMPLSPLADEAEVQLRALGKQAALPPPSLAQRRTRAELLAQARQYREAADEYEKLLPDVPASDLAAVQLAYGGALYHARRYKPARDVLERIPAGATGNDERLYYLAEMAGHSDRYIQLLSQLRQSAPQSPWLSQLLINAGNGRLLQKDLPGAIRFYQEVYGRAPQGKLSDYAHWKTAWLTFRLGDTAEAKKLFEEQVANYPDSNQVPAAIYWRARLAEEDQDLNKARLWYQKLAERYRLYYYGDLARERIRAIGAGSKLPPDPLLAKLPPAPKAPEFASTPPAEDVHAQRARLLQNAALYDLALRELQAEDGANHDGWALRQMLRIYEQSDSYYRGLQLLKRSVPSYFTYDPSALPRDLWEGLFPRVYWDDLTRQASAQGLDPFVVAALIRQESEFNPRAVSHAHAMGLMQLLPSTGRKVAHQVRLQPFSAQRLLEPQVNLQLGTAFFRQTLDQYGGTLAYALAAYNAGDNRVEEWRKDGTYRDVAEFVESIPFTETREYVQAVLRNASVYRRLYGNP; encoded by the coding sequence GTGTCCGTCCGCCAGGCCCTACTCGTCCTCGTGATCCTCGGTCTTGCCTGCCTGCCCTTGGGCGCGCCGGCGCAACAGCCGCCGGAGACGCCCGCGCCGGCGGCGCCCGCTCCCCGGAAGCACCCCTTCCGGAAAGCTCCGCGGAAGAAGAGCGCGCCCAAGGCTCCGCTTTCCCCGCGAGCCCAGCAGGCGCAGCAGGCCTTCGTGGCCTCGGCCGACCTGAGGCCCATGGCCGCACAGCTGCTGGCGGGCCGCAGCCGCGCCGCCTACCAGGGAGTGGAGGCCTACGCCACCCGCCACCCAGCCGACGAAGCGGGCGCGCTGGCCTGGCTGGCCATCGGCTATGCCCACACGCTGGATGGCGAGTACGGCCCTGCCATCGACCCGCTGCGCCAAGCCCGGACTCACGCCGGCGTCGTCGGCGACTACGTGGACTATCTTCTGGCCAGCGCCTTGGCCGCCAACCGCTCGCAGGCGCAGGCGGTCGAGGTCCTGCAGGATTTTCCCACCCACTATGCCGACTCCATCCTGCTGCACGACGCCGTGCTGTTGCAGGCCGACGCGCTGCTGGGGCTGAACCGGCCGAAAGAAGCCCGGGCGCTGCTGGAGGCCCATCGCGCTCCCGCCCGCCCGGACACCGAACTGACGCTGGGGCGGGCCTGCCTGGCCCTGGGTGACAGCGCGCACGCCACCGAGGCCTTCCGGATCGTCTACTACAACATGCCCCTGAGCCCGCTGGCCGACGAAGCCGAGGTCCAGCTCCGGGCCCTGGGGAAGCAGGCGGCGTTGCCTCCTCCTTCGCTGGCGCAGCGCCGGACGCGGGCCGAGCTGCTGGCCCAGGCGCGCCAGTACCGCGAGGCCGCCGACGAGTACGAGAAGCTGTTGCCCGACGTCCCCGCCTCCGATCTCGCCGCCGTGCAATTGGCGTACGGAGGCGCCTTGTATCACGCCCGCCGCTACAAGCCGGCGCGCGACGTGCTGGAGCGCATCCCGGCCGGCGCCACCGGCAACGACGAGCGACTCTACTATCTGGCGGAGATGGCGGGACACTCGGACCGCTACATCCAGCTCCTCAGCCAGCTCCGGCAGAGCGCGCCCCAGAGTCCCTGGCTCTCGCAGCTCTTGATCAACGCCGGCAATGGGCGCCTGCTGCAGAAGGACCTGCCGGGGGCCATCCGCTTCTATCAGGAGGTGTACGGGCGCGCGCCGCAAGGCAAGCTCTCCGACTATGCCCACTGGAAGACGGCGTGGCTCACCTTCCGGCTGGGCGACACGGCGGAGGCCAAGAAGCTCTTTGAAGAACAGGTTGCCAACTATCCCGACTCCAACCAGGTCCCGGCGGCCATCTACTGGCGGGCGCGGTTGGCGGAGGAGGACCAGGACCTCAACAAGGCGCGGCTGTGGTATCAGAAGCTCGCCGAACGCTATCGGCTTTACTATTACGGCGACCTGGCACGGGAGCGCATCCGCGCGATCGGGGCGGGCAGCAAGCTCCCCCCCGACCCGTTGCTGGCGAAGCTGCCTCCGGCGCCCAAGGCCCCGGAGTTCGCCAGCACGCCGCCGGCCGAGGACGTCCATGCCCAGCGCGCGCGGCTGCTGCAGAACGCCGCCCTGTACGATCTCGCGCTGCGCGAGCTGCAGGCGGAAGACGGCGCCAACCACGACGGCTGGGCGCTGCGCCAGATGCTGCGCATCTATGAGCAGAGCGACAGCTACTATCGCGGCCTGCAGTTGCTCAAGCGCAGCGTCCCCAGCTATTTCACCTACGATCCTTCCGCCCTGCCGCGCGACCTCTGGGAGGGCCTGTTCCCGCGCGTCTATTGGGACGACCTCACCCGCCAGGCCAGCGCGCAGGGGCTGGACCCCTTCGTGGTGGCCGCCCTCATCCGCCAGGAGTCGGAGTTCAATCCCCGGGCCGTCTCTCACGCCCACGCCATGGGCCTCATGCAACTGCTGCCATCCACCGGGCGCAAGGTGGCACACCAGGTGCGCCTGCAGCCGTTCTCGGCGCAGAGATTGCTGGAACCGCAGGTCAACCTGCAGTTAGGCACGGCTTTCTTCCGCCAGACGCTGGACCAGTACGGCGGCACCCTGGCCTACGCCCTGGCCGCCTACAACGCCGGCGACAATCGGGTGGAAGAATGGCGCAAGGACGGTACCTACCGCGACGTGGCCGAGTTCGTGGAGTCGATCCCGTTCACCGAGACGCGGGAGTACGTGCAGGCGGTGCTGCGCAATGCCAGCGTCTACCGCCGGCTCTACGGGAATCCGTAA
- the lspA gene encoding signal peptidase II, giving the protein MSRPHATRTWFFLLALAVLLADRLSKWAIASQIPLHESLNVIPGFFRLTHVQNRGAAFGLLSDSPTAWTLGALILFSLVALVVVSGLLWKNSHSVTWTGIGLALILGGTLGNLWDRLLDGHVIDFLDFSLWSYHWPAFNAADTAIVAGALLLVVEILFARPAHHSKTVSPR; this is encoded by the coding sequence ATGTCCCGGCCCCATGCAACCCGAACCTGGTTCTTCCTCCTCGCACTGGCGGTGCTGCTGGCCGACCGGCTCAGCAAGTGGGCGATCGCCAGCCAGATCCCCCTGCACGAGAGCCTGAACGTGATCCCCGGCTTCTTCCGCCTCACCCATGTGCAGAACCGCGGCGCCGCCTTCGGGCTGCTCTCCGACTCCCCCACCGCCTGGACCCTGGGCGCGCTCATCCTGTTCTCGCTGGTGGCGCTGGTGGTGGTCTCCGGGCTGCTATGGAAGAACAGCCACTCTGTGACCTGGACGGGGATCGGGCTGGCCCTCATCCTGGGCGGCACCCTGGGCAATCTCTGGGACCGCCTGCTGGACGGGCATGTGATCGACTTCCTGGACTTCTCGCTCTGGAGCTATCACTGGCCGGCCTTCAACGCCGCCGACACCGCCATCGTGGCCGGAGCGCTGCTACTGGTGGTGGAGATCCTCTTCGCCAGGCCCGCACATCACAGCAAGACCGTCAGCCCGCGCTGA